One Aegilops tauschii subsp. strangulata cultivar AL8/78 chromosome 2, Aet v6.0, whole genome shotgun sequence genomic window, TCGCCGGCATCTCCTCCGGATCATAGAACACGTCGGACATGAGCACCACGTCCACGGGCAGGAGCTCGCAATCGGGAAGGTCGGAGTCCTCGCCCCAGCGCAGCTCCCGCACGTCGGCCTGCGCGGGCGTGAGACCGTTGGCCTCGGCGTTGGCCCTGAGGCCCGGCAGGAGCGGCCCCACGTCTGTGAGCACGCAGCGCGCGGCGCCGAGGCACGCGACGGCCGCGATGCCCGGGAGGCCGGTGCCGGCGCCGAGCTCGAGAACGGTGGCGCCGTGGATCGTCCCAGGTCTGGCCGATGCGAGGTGGGTGGCGAGGACGACGGCGGAGTCCCAGAGCCAGGAGCCGGTGAGCGCCCGCCCCGTGGCCGGGTCGTGCGCGCCGTCGCGCTCCACCACGGCCAGGGCACGCCCGGCCACGTCGACGTGCAGCACCGCATGCATCACGTGTGGCTTATCTGCTTGATCGCGTTGGGCTCCAGGTTTAGACAGGCGGTATCAGATCGCATGGCTTTATTAACCGAAAGCTTCCGAACGAATAGAAGGTTCAGGATAATGCCGGACCGCCGCTTGGCTGTCGATTTGGCTCGATCTATCCATACCTGACCTGGATGTGTCCGTGTTCCTTACAGACTGGATTTGTATGCCGTGTTCAAATCACAAGTCGGGGCCTCTTGCATTGTTATCTGTATAAGCAAAAAAAAATATTGAAAAGGATTAGATCTATTACTCGGGAGAGTACACAGGATCTCAAACCGAATGAACAAAATTGTCGCCGGAACGAGCCACCGACGCGCCATTGTCGCCGCTCTTCTATCGGAgccaccttgaacttgtcgataacagTCGGGAAGTCTTTGTGCACGTGCCCTTAAGGACTTGTCGTCGTTGAACCTTTGCATAGATTTGAAGCACCTGACACCAAATTTCACCACATgacgagaaaccctaacctcaCTGTCCTAAGGAGAAGGCAAAAATCTACGCCGGGGCTCCGTCGACTACATCCATACATGTGTTGGTGTTCTTCCCAACTATATATGTGCCTAACAACGCATCTAGGTTCAAGTTGTACCCATTTGCTCCTTCCAAGGGACACCTAGAGCTAGGGTTTCTCGTGCCTCCCATCGGCGCTGCCGATCTGCCTCGTCTCTTGTGGCCTCAGGGCCATGGAGGCGTAGTGGATATGAGCCCTTGTCGGCGGGAGGGCTCCGATTTTGGATGTCTTCTTGAGTTTTATTAGGGCTTTGGTCCGCTCACGGCGGCGCCGGCTctttgaagatggaataaagttCTCCTTGCCTAGCCCTAGTCCTGGCGGTGCTTCTAGCTTTGTTGGAGTGCGTGTGGAGGTTTTTTCTCCGGTGGATCTCACGGGATTCGATCGACGTTTGTCTTCGGTGGATCCATGTAGATCCAGTCTTCGTTCGTATGCGTTTGTGTGTCTAgaggttggatccttccgatcaACGCTTCTCTTCATCGTCGGTATTTGTTGTTCTAGTGTGTTGATCCTAtagggccttagcacaatgactacttgactatctactacaacaaggtttgctcAGCTCcactggccggggggggggggggggggggggggaggtggtTGCATGCCTTCGGCTCGCTCCAATGCTTGTAGTCATTGCTAGGTGGTCTATGGACCTGGATGTAATTTTACTTCTGGTGTTTATACTACCTTGATAGTTGATGAATGGATCGAAAGTTGTTCCCACAAAAAAAATGTGTGCCTTAAAAAAAATCTCTTTGACTCTAATTTGTCCTTTCCAAAAGGAAGTATGTAGGTTTCATGGTCACTACCAATGAATACATCATGAACTCTAGCATTAGCTATTGCCCATTATAATCATCCATGGGTGATTGCTCTTGAGGAGTAGGTGGTGTTGATGACGAGGCCCTGCTTGGCGACCGTGCGGAGGATGAGAGGGCAGTGCTTGGCCTTGTGGAGGGGAAAGTCCACTTAATGAGCCATCACCCATTGTTGGCCCACTCATCAATTTCATATGAAGATCAGAGAGCAGAGTGGGACAAAAGTAAGGACGGCAATGGGTACCCATTTGAAGGAAacatgccctagaagcaataataaagttgttattttatatttccttatatcatgataaatgtttattattcatgctaggattgtattaaccggaaacttgatacatgtgtggatacatagacaaaacacagtgtccctagtaagcctctactagactagctcgttaatcaatgatggttaagtttcctaaccatagacatgtgttgtcatttgatgaacgagatcacatcattaggagaatgatgtgatggacaagacccatccgttagcttagcataatgatcgttaagttgtattgctattgctttcttcatgtcatatgcatattcctttgactatgagattatgcaactcccggataccggaggaataccttgtgtgctatcaaacgtcacaacgtaactgggtgattataatattctctacaggtatctccgaaggtgtttgttgggttggcatagatcgagattaggatttgtcactctgagtatcggagaggtatctctggaccctcttggtaatgcacatcataataagccttgcaagcagtgtgactaatgagtttgttacgggatgatgtattacggaatgagtaaagagacttgtcggtatcgatattgaactaggtatgaagataccgacgatcgaatctcgggcaagtaacataccgatgacaaagggaataacgtatgttgtcattgcggttcaaccgataaagatcttcgtagaatatgtaggaaccaatatgagcatccaggttccgctgttggttattgaccgaagaggtgtgtcggtcatgtctacgtagttctcgaacccgtagggtccgcacacttaacgttcgatgacgatttattataatacttgtgtgatttggtgaccgaatgttgttcggagtccgggatgagatcacggacatgacaaggagtctcgaaatgttcgagagggaaagattcatatataggacgatagtattcggacaccggaagtgttccgggggtaccaggtaCGTATTAGGTCACcggaaaggggttccgggcacccccggcaaagatatgggccttatgggccaagagagggacagacctgcccctggtgggctggtgcgcccccatataggccaaaataggaggagaaggaacgaggggaagggagaaggaaaggggagaattcggcctccccctttccttctctccgccctctctttccttccccctccgacacttatggaaggggggaggccgacttgtgggaggcgcccaagtaggattactcctacttgg contains:
- the LOC109759282 gene encoding uncharacterized protein; the encoded protein is MHAVLHVDVAGRALAVVERDGAHDPATGRALTGSWLWDSAVVLATHLASARPGTIHGATVLELGAGTGLPGIAAVACLGAARCVLTDVGPLLPGLRANAEANGLTPAQADVRELRWGEDSDLPDCELLPVDVVLMSDVFYDPEEMPAMAATLRRLWRDGTVGWAASEVRCGVQDCVDVLREHGFDVAEVDRVTRPLLRDPTQASDFAVYRVELWRPH